Proteins from a single region of Haloarcula laminariae:
- a CDS encoding cobalt-factor II C(20)-methyltransferase, whose protein sequence is MTLYGVGLGPGQADLVTVRGKRALENADVVYSPGRLSRTVATKHVPEERIGDLDFPMTRDEEKLRSAWKEAAAEIAPRAREGDAAFVTLGDPNVYSTFGHLRRTLAAFHPEVDLEVVPGVSAVTAFATALGVEVTAGSSLALREADGGVAPTGPDRMILFKVTDAPATHAGLVEAGYDVTYGRRLFMEQGETVVTDDPAEIGERDYYTLAYAEKPDARVEQATDAFLEGVDSAGVISDGGAASIARQERSEAALCGDEVRE, encoded by the coding sequence ATGACTCTCTACGGCGTCGGCCTCGGGCCCGGCCAGGCGGACCTAGTGACGGTTCGGGGCAAGCGCGCCCTCGAAAACGCCGACGTGGTCTACTCGCCGGGTCGGCTCTCGCGGACTGTCGCGACCAAACACGTCCCCGAGGAGCGCATCGGCGACCTCGACTTCCCGATGACGCGCGACGAGGAGAAACTGCGCTCGGCCTGGAAAGAGGCCGCGGCCGAAATCGCCCCGCGGGCCCGCGAGGGCGACGCCGCGTTCGTCACGCTGGGGGACCCGAACGTCTACTCGACCTTCGGTCACCTCCGGCGGACGCTGGCCGCGTTCCACCCCGAGGTCGACCTGGAGGTCGTCCCCGGCGTGAGCGCGGTGACGGCATTCGCGACGGCGCTGGGCGTCGAGGTCACCGCGGGGTCGAGCCTGGCGCTGCGGGAGGCCGACGGCGGCGTCGCGCCGACGGGGCCCGACCGGATGATTCTGTTCAAGGTGACCGACGCGCCCGCGACCCACGCGGGGCTGGTCGAGGCGGGCTACGACGTGACCTACGGCCGACGGCTGTTCATGGAGCAGGGCGAGACCGTAGTGACCGACGACCCCGCCGAGATAGGCGAGCGGGACTACTACACGCTGGCCTACGCCGAGAAGCCAGACGCCCGGGTCGAGCAGGCCACCGACGCCTTCCTCGAAGGGGTCGATAGCGCGGGGGTCATCTCCGACGGCGGGGCGGCGAGCATCGCCCGACAGGAGCGCTCCGAGGCCGCCCTCTGTGGCGACGAGGTGCGAGAATGA
- the cbiG gene encoding cobalt-precorrin 5A hydrolase, translated as MSTDSDSDSGSNSCKAPDSDGEVAEDIAIVAFERKMDTAEDIVDGIGDRYESIDIVEYHGDVFEEHWGEYDCFVGLMASGIAMRKTAHLLDDKWDDPAICVVDEELTWAIPITGGHHGANQVADDLASMGAVPAMTTASEAAGKQGVEKQAKALDAHVVNGDSTVATNLAVLDDELGPVERLDGPKAVLVDDDVSVLKRNGDDGVVLGCGSVAGADVEQFHAAWDAALDEAGLDRSDVEFVATGTRKADEDGMLAAAEAWDLGVVAFEKGTLEEFEGPTPSRSKELIGWPGIAEASAIAGGREHDLLAEKTRYDEAVTVAIGR; from the coding sequence ATGAGCACTGACAGCGACTCCGACTCCGGTTCGAACAGTTGCAAAGCGCCCGACTCCGACGGGGAGGTCGCGGAGGATATAGCTATCGTCGCCTTCGAGCGCAAGATGGACACCGCCGAGGACATCGTCGACGGTATCGGCGACCGCTACGAGTCCATCGACATCGTCGAGTACCACGGCGACGTGTTCGAGGAACACTGGGGCGAGTACGACTGCTTCGTCGGCCTGATGGCAAGCGGCATCGCGATGCGCAAGACGGCCCACCTGCTCGACGACAAGTGGGACGACCCGGCCATCTGCGTCGTCGACGAGGAGCTCACCTGGGCCATCCCCATCACCGGCGGCCACCACGGCGCGAACCAGGTCGCCGACGACCTCGCGAGCATGGGCGCGGTGCCGGCGATGACGACCGCGAGCGAGGCCGCGGGCAAGCAGGGCGTCGAGAAGCAGGCCAAAGCCCTCGACGCCCACGTCGTCAACGGCGACTCGACGGTCGCGACGAACCTCGCCGTGCTCGACGACGAACTCGGGCCGGTCGAGCGCCTCGACGGGCCGAAGGCGGTCCTGGTCGACGACGACGTGAGCGTCCTCAAGCGAAACGGCGACGACGGCGTCGTCCTGGGCTGTGGCTCCGTCGCCGGCGCCGACGTCGAGCAGTTCCACGCCGCGTGGGACGCCGCGCTGGACGAGGCGGGCCTCGACCGCTCGGACGTGGAGTTCGTGGCGACGGGCACCCGCAAGGCCGACGAGGACGGCATGCTCGCCGCCGCCGAGGCCTGGGACCTGGGCGTCGTCGCCTTCGAGAAGGGGACTCTGGAGGAGTTCGAGGGGCCGACCCCCTCCCGCTCGAAGGAGCTCATCGGCTGGCCCGGCATCGCCGAGGCCAGCGCCATCGCCGGCGGCCGCGAGCACGACCTGCTGGCCGAGAAGACCCGCTACGACGAAGCGGTGACGGTCGCTATCGGTCGGTGA
- a CDS encoding cobalt-precorrin-4/precorrin-4 C(11)-methyltransferase: MTDERTQETDPQDAIDAVATDRDDRVYDHSAGDEQEGIPFVGAGPGDPRLLTVAGRDLLADADLVVHAGSLVNSELLEEYCADAETVSSIGKDLEELIPLMRDAYEAGDTVVRLHSGDPAIYGAALEQMDALEHEGVPTYIVPGVTSAFAASATMRTQLTLNEVANHVAFTRPQGKTLTEEEDHISDFVGMGDVTTCIYLGTHAVSETMERLVADGHDPETPVAAVYHASWPDEEVIEGTIETIGAKVEDAGYRASAMVIIGDAVGGEDYERSFLYGEWASGGSGDDTSQEADD, translated from the coding sequence ATGACCGACGAGCGCACCCAGGAGACCGACCCGCAGGACGCTATCGACGCCGTCGCGACCGACCGCGACGACCGCGTCTACGACCACAGCGCGGGCGACGAGCAGGAGGGCATCCCCTTCGTGGGTGCCGGCCCGGGCGACCCCCGGCTCCTGACGGTCGCGGGCCGCGACCTGCTGGCCGACGCCGACCTCGTGGTCCACGCCGGCTCGCTGGTCAACAGCGAACTGCTGGAGGAGTACTGCGCCGACGCCGAGACCGTCTCCTCCATCGGGAAGGACCTGGAGGAGCTGATTCCACTGATGCGGGACGCCTACGAGGCCGGCGACACCGTCGTCCGGCTCCACAGCGGCGACCCAGCTATCTACGGCGCCGCGCTGGAACAGATGGACGCTCTGGAACACGAGGGCGTCCCGACCTACATCGTTCCCGGCGTCACCAGCGCCTTCGCCGCCAGCGCGACGATGCGGACCCAGCTGACGCTGAACGAGGTCGCCAACCACGTCGCCTTCACCCGCCCGCAGGGCAAGACGCTGACCGAGGAGGAGGACCACATCTCCGACTTCGTCGGGATGGGCGACGTGACGACGTGTATCTACCTCGGGACCCACGCCGTCAGCGAGACGATGGAGCGCCTCGTCGCGGACGGCCACGACCCCGAGACGCCCGTCGCGGCGGTGTACCACGCCTCCTGGCCCGACGAGGAGGTCATCGAGGGGACCATCGAGACCATCGGTGCGAAAGTCGAGGACGCGGGGTATCGGGCCTCGGCGATGGTCATCATCGGCGATGCGGTGGGCGGGGAGGACTACGAGCGCTCGTTCCTGTATGGCGAGTGGGCCAGTGGTGGTAGCGGGGACGACACATCGCAGGAGGCAGACGATTAA
- the cbiT gene encoding precorrin-6Y C5,15-methyltransferase (decarboxylating) subunit CbiT encodes MAHVSLPHDAKAGPTKPEVRAVLASKLALGPSDHFVEVGSCTGAVTVEAARRAGEVTALERKPERLEVTEKNLAANDTEADVTLREAEAPEGLPADADALFLGGSRNYEAVLDHAAETGIDRVVMNVSRLEVAGAATQAFRDRDLLEEVLQFQVSHGYELAGATSFDSENPVYMLVGSASEAVAADGGRPAESQGGDR; translated from the coding sequence ATGGCACACGTCTCGTTGCCCCACGACGCGAAAGCCGGGCCGACGAAGCCGGAGGTCCGGGCGGTCCTCGCGAGCAAGCTCGCGCTCGGCCCGTCGGACCACTTCGTCGAGGTCGGCTCCTGTACCGGCGCCGTCACCGTCGAGGCGGCCCGACGCGCGGGCGAGGTCACCGCGCTCGAACGGAAACCGGAGCGGCTCGAAGTGACGGAGAAGAACCTGGCCGCGAACGACACCGAGGCCGACGTTACCCTGCGGGAGGCCGAGGCGCCCGAGGGGCTCCCGGCCGACGCCGACGCGCTCTTCCTGGGCGGCAGCCGCAACTACGAGGCCGTCCTCGACCACGCCGCCGAGACCGGTATCGACCGCGTCGTGATGAACGTCTCCCGGCTGGAGGTCGCCGGCGCGGCGACCCAGGCCTTCCGTGACCGGGACCTGCTGGAGGAGGTCCTCCAGTTCCAGGTGAGCCACGGTTACGAGCTGGCCGGGGCGACGAGCTTCGATTCGGAGAACCCCGTCTACATGCTCGTCGGCAGTGCGAGCGAGGCGGTCGCGGCCGACGGCGGGAGGCCGGCCGAGTCACAGGGGGGCGACCGATGA